Within the Herpetosiphonaceae bacterium genome, the region CGGACGGCGCAATCCAGACGGAAGTTTGCTGGCTCGAGAGCTACGCGCAGTCCGTAGTCGCGTAAGTCACGCAGGAAATCATGTCCACCCACTTTCTCCGGCACGCGTACGCGTGCATCGCGCTATTCATTTGCTCAACGGCAGCGCACGCGGCCGATCAGCAGCATCACATGCTGTGGTCGCTGCAGGGCAAGACCAACAAGGTCTATCTGCTCGGCTCCATGCACCTGCTGAAGGAAAGCGAGAAGCTGCCTGCGGCCATCGACTCCGCCTATGCAGATGCCGACGCGCTGATCATGGAGCTGGACATGGACGATCTCGATCCCCAGCAGATGCAACAGGCCGCCCTGGAGCTGGCAATGCAGCCCGAAGGCCGCACGCTGCAGCAGCAGCTCGGACCGAAGTTCTACGAGCAGTTCGCAGCGAAGACGCGCGCGCTGGGAATCGAGCCGGCGATGCTCGATC harbors:
- a CDS encoding TraB/GumN family protein, whose protein sequence is MSTHFLRHAYACIALFICSTAAHAADQQHHMLWSLQGKTNKVYLLGSMHLLKESEKLPAAIDSAYADADALIMELDMDDLDPQQMQQAALELAMQPEGRTLQQQLGPKFYEQFAAKTRALGIEPAMLD